The nucleotide window TCGAACGCTCGCAGACGTGTTCAACAACGAACTGCTCAAGGTTGCAGCGATAGACGCCGGGTTGGACCTCCTCAACGGCGAAGTGGAGACGTTGTACGACGCCCTGACTGAAGATGCCGCAACGGGTGCCGAACGAACGCGGGCGCGTGGACGGCTCGAACGAGCCGGTATCGATGTAGATAGTCTGCAACAGGACTTCGTCTCGCATCAGGCGATTCACACCTATCTGACTTCGTACCGGGGAGCCTCCAAAGAACGAAAGCGGAGTGACCCGACAGAACGAGTCCAGCGACTCCGTGGCCGTCTCGCTGCAGTCACCGAAAGTGCACTGGACTCCACGGCGAATCGCGGGGACTTAGTCGTCGGCTCACCCGAAGTGCTCGTCGACGTGCAAGTGTTCTGTGCCGACTGTGGGAGCCAGTATGGATTCGACGAACTCGTTGAACGCGGAGGGTGTGACTGCGAGCAGTAATCCAAAAACTAGCAATACCGAAAACGGATTTGTATTAGATGTCCAACTAGTGTGAATCCAAACGGGACGAGGACGGGACTGATTTTTAGCATCCAGTGGGAACCTTTTATAAACTAGCCAATAAAATGTTCAAAATTTCTAAAATTGTAAAAATTTTAGAAATTTTCAGACAGGCTCAGTTATAGATCAATGGGTAGCTCCGGGAGTAGTATTGCTGAATTTTGAATTACCATTGAGAGAGTTGGCTGATGAAAACCATCTCATCCCGTGTTGTCCGCCTCATCAATCTCGTCCGTCTCGTCCGCCTCATCAATCTCGTCCGTCTCGTCCGCCTCATCAATCTCGCCCGCCTCGTCCGCCTCATCAACCTCGTCCGTCTCGTCAGGTTCGAGCGGTCGCCGAACGACAATCACTGGACCGACAGTTTGCTCTGCGACGCGCTCGGACGTCTCACCGAATAACTGGCCACGAATCGTCGGTTCCTCCTCACCCATCACGACGACGTCGTGGTCTTCAGCACCCGAGATAAGTGCCTGAAGCGGCTTCTGTGCGACGACAACAGAGCGAGATAGTTTGTCACGGTCGAGACCGAGGGTGGTAAGTTCGTTTACGACCTCGTCGAGGAGTGCTTCACCGTCCGGGACGGCCTCGTCGTTAGCGACGGCGTGGAACAGCGTAATATCGACATCCCGACCCCGACCGAGACCCGCGACGACCTTGCTAATCGTGTCGATATTGATGTGTTCTTTGACCGGGACGATGATTCGGTCAAGAGTGGGGGCTGGGTTCGAAAGTAACACCGCGTCACAGTCGGCTTCTGTGGCGGTCCGCTCGATTGTCTGGCCGGAGTCGTGGGTGAACACGAGATGTGTCTCGACTGCAGTTCCCTCGGTTTCGAATGCCTCTACGAGGTCTTCGAGTTCGGTCCGAGCCTTGGGTTCGAACTGTTCGCGCGCTTGCTCTGGTGCCGTCTGTTCGGGAATTTCGTGGTACGCCAAGAGAACGACTGTCGCACTCGAAAGTAAGCGTATCACCTGGTCCGGAATCACCTGCCCCTCCAGCACGGCGACGGGAACGAGCACGCGAACGTTACCAGCATCACGCATCGTCGCTCACCCCCTTCAAACGGACATCGCGTGCGTAGGCGAAGTACCACGCCAAGGCGGAGAGAGCGACGACTGCCCCAACTATCTGCGAAAGAGGCTGCATGAACGCAACGAGGCCGAAACTCGCAATAGCCCCGAGGATTGGCACCAGCGGGTATCCGGGAACGCGGAACGACGGGTCGTACCAGTCGGGATTCGACCGGCGAATCACGATGAGCGCCAGACACATGAATCCGTACGTGATGAGGTGCAGAAACGACGCAACCTCCGCGAGCACTTCCGTCTCGCCGACGGCGACGAGGACGACAGTCGGGCCACCGACGAGCGTAAGGGCGAGGTGAGGCGTCCCATACCGAAGGTTGATTCGCGCGAGCTGCGGCGGAACCAGCGCGTCACGACTCAGTGCGTACAACGCGCGAGACGAACTCAAGATAGAGGCGTTGGCGCTCGAAACCGTCGCAAAGAGTCCGGCGATGAGGATGGCGACCGCACCGGGGAACCCGAGATATTCTCTGGCAACCTCGACGATTGCCGTTTCCCCGAAGGTGGCAAGTTGCTCACTGCCGAACGCACCCGTCGAAACCAAGATGGTTACGACATACAGAACACCCACAACGAGCACGGAACCAATCATCGCGAGCGGGAGATTTCGACTCGGTTTCGTTATCTCGCCTGCGACGGTCGCTACCTGTGCGAAACCGAGGTACGAGGTGAAGACCAGCGCCGCCGTCGTAAAGATACTAAATGTCCCGTAGGGAACGAACTGCTCAGGGACAGTTTGGCGACCAAAAAGGCCGAGCGTGTCGAGAGACCCGTAGACGAGGAAGACGAGGAGAATCCCCAACAGGAGACTCACGATACTGTTCTGTAGTTTCGTCGTATTCTCGGTCCCGAATATACTGAGTGTGGTCAATACGAGACCAAACCCGACACCTAACACAGCCACAAGCGAGACATTACCGACGAGAAGCGCCGGTACACCGATCTCTTCGAGCACCGCAATCGCGTACTGTGCGAACCCGACGAGATAAAACGCCGAGGCGAAGACGAGACCCAACCAGAGTCCGATGCCAACCACAGCACCGAAGGTGGACCCCATCCCACGGGAGACGAAGTAGTACGCACCCCCGCTTTTGGGCATCGCCGTGGCCAACTCGGAAGTCGGTAACGCAACGAGCAGGGCGATAACAGCGCCGATTGCGAAGGACACGGCCGCTGCGGGACCGGCTTCACCCGCCGCGAGACCGGGGAAGACGAAGATTCCGGCACCAACCATCGTCCCGATACCGATAGCGAGGCCCCCGCGGAGTCCGATTGTTCGCTCTAACTCGGTCCCGCTTTCGAGGATAGTCACCTCGTCAGCCGCGGCTCCAACGTCCACGGATGGGTCTGACGAGACGAGCGCATCGGCTTCGGGCATCGCTTTACCCGCCGGAGTACCGTCGTTGCCATCGGTCATGTTGTACGTATACTATTGATGCGTCAACCAGATATATTCACAGGCCACCATACTCACGTGAACTAACACTTCATATTCAGGGGAATGATGTTTCAGGCCGAACGCGGCGAGAGAAAACGTTAATCCCTCTCCGACATGCTCTGAAACCAGAACGATGGTGCTCGGAACGCGACACGGCGAAGCCAGCGGGCGAGGTGAGCCACGGTGAACTGGTCTCGGAAGTCACTCGACGAACTGGAAGCGTTCTACTGGGATACCGTCGCGCCAGCGATGGACCGCGAGGGAATGGACCCGACACGCGACGTGCCCACCTACGAGTGGCTCACCGACCACGGTTGGTCGGGTATCGCCTACGCACTGCGCGAGAAACACGACCTCACACCGCGAGACTTCTTCGTCGACGTCGTCGGTCTCGGTGAGGACGAATCCGATGCGGGCTACGAGTGGGGCATCGACGCCGAGGCCACCGTCGAAGCGTTCGAATCCTACCTCGACATGCTCGAATCGCGGCGCGGACTCGCCGACTCGACGCTTCCGACCCGTCGAACCCACCTCGCACGGTTCGCCCGCACCTATCGCGACCTCCACGGGACCGCCGACCTGCTTTCTCGACTGGACGACAGGGACGCCGAACCTGACGAGATCGACCGCTGTCTCAACGTCCTCGACGAGTTCGACGACGAACTCGCAACCGACGGGACGAAACTCAAATATCTCCAGACGGTCCGCGCCTTCTACGAGTACCTTGTCGACTTCCGTCGGGCGCGGTACAACCCCGTCGAGAACGCCGCCAAGCAGTTCCGCTGGGAGCAGGGGCAACCGGACAACCGAACCATGACGGCCGAGCAGGTCGGCAGGGTGTACGGCGTTGCCGACGACCTCGAAGAACGCCTGCTCGTCCTCGGTCTCGCCGGGTGGGGACTCCGCCCGAACGAACTCGCATCGCTCGACGCCTCGCAACTCGTCCTCACCGGTGACGACCCGCACATCGCGTTCGAGGAGCGAAAGAACGGCCCCGGAACGGTCGCGCTGCTCTACGGTGTCGATGCCGTGGCGGCGCGAACCGACGACCTCTCCGACGACGACTGGAACGGCGCGCTCTTTCCCTCGTCGCGTTCCTCGACGGGACACATCGCCCGCGAAACGGTCAACCGCCGGTTCAAACGCCTCGCTAGCGAGGCGGGCGTGACCGTCGACGGGAAAGTACCCACAGCGAAGCTCTGCCGCCGGTTCTGGTACACGGCGTATCAGGAAGCAGTCGACGACATGCTGGCGCAGTTGGAGGGTGTCGCCGCCGACCAAGGGTCGAAAAGCGCCAGCGTCGTCATGTCGAACTACCTTTCAGAGGAGCGCCGCCGGTCGTTCCGCCGGCAGGCGATGCGAGAGAAGTTAGCTGCAGTGTTCGAATCGGAGGCAGATGGGGTTGAGGTGGGAGCCGAGCAGACGATGGTAAACTGAATATTGCTATATCTATTCCAGTGGTCAGAAGACAGGCACGTCAAGAATAATCGGTTGGACTGGTTTGCTGATTGCGAGACAAGTAGAGGAACAGAACCTATAAGGGGAGCAATCTCGTCGATGTCAATATGGTGTCCACTTCCCACGCCAATTGCTGGCGTTGGCACGCGTTTCGGGAAGTGGACAGTATCGCGGTTTAGGGTCGGACGGGCTTAACCCGGCAGATTCGACCGCGATGCTCACTCGCTTTCTCAATCGCATCGCCTCCAAAGTAACTACAACCATCAAACACATATGCCAGCAGAAGACGACTTCACCGTAACGCCATACGCCGTCGAAGGCGACATCGACTACGACCGACTCCTCGACAAGTTCGGGGCTGATGCCCTCACTGCCGAACAGAAGGCGAAGTTTCCCGACCCCGGCCATCCGCTCGTGCGCCGTGACGTGTTCTATGCAGAGCGAGATGTAGACCCATTCCTTGATGCCGCCAACGAAGGTAAACCACACTCCATCGTGACGGGACGGGGCCCCTCAGGGCCGATGCACATCGGTCACATCTTCCCGTTCTACTTCGCTAAGTATCTGCAAGACCAGACGGGAACTCTCGTCTACATCCCCTTCTCCGACGACGAGAAATACTTCCTAAAAGACAAATCGCTGGGCGAGATTAGCGACTACACCCGCGAGAACCTCCTTGACCTTCTCGCGGTTGGGTTCGACCCCGAGCGAACCCGAATCATCGTAGACACGGCTGACGCTGACGTGGTGTATCCTTTAGCAACTGCGTTTGCCAAGGAAGTGACGCAATCGACCGTGGACGCAACATATGGAGAGCCCGAGAATATCGGTCTCTCGTTCTACCCTGCTGTCCAAGCCACACACCTCCTCTTACCACAACTTGTGGAGGGTCGCCATCCGACGCTCGTCCCGATTGCAGTTGACCAAGACCCCCACGTTCGAGTCTGCCGTGACATCGCGGCCAAGCAACGGTATGACGTGGCCAAGCCCG belongs to Haloferax mediterranei ATCC 33500 and includes:
- the rdfA gene encoding rod-determining factor RdfA, producing MPDNRPNPTNSKVGRLIESYGLDGLGEELEERWTADEDSDSLRTLADVFNNELLKVAAIDAGLDLLNGEVETLYDALTEDAATGAERTRARGRLERAGIDVDSLQQDFVSHQAIHTYLTSYRGASKERKRSDPTERVQRLRGRLAAVTESALDSTANRGDLVVGSPEVLVDVQVFCADCGSQYGFDELVERGGCDCEQ
- a CDS encoding universal stress protein; translated protein: MRDAGNVRVLVPVAVLEGQVIPDQVIRLLSSATVVLLAYHEIPEQTAPEQAREQFEPKARTELEDLVEAFETEGTAVETHLVFTHDSGQTIERTATEADCDAVLLSNPAPTLDRIIVPVKEHINIDTISKVVAGLGRGRDVDITLFHAVANDEAVPDGEALLDEVVNELTTLGLDRDKLSRSVVVAQKPLQALISGAEDHDVVVMGEEEPTIRGQLFGETSERVAEQTVGPVIVVRRPLEPDETDEVDEADEAGEIDEADETDEIDEADETDEIDEADNTG
- a CDS encoding APC family permease — protein: MTDGNDGTPAGKAMPEADALVSSDPSVDVGAAADEVTILESGTELERTIGLRGGLAIGIGTMVGAGIFVFPGLAAGEAGPAAAVSFAIGAVIALLVALPTSELATAMPKSGGAYYFVSRGMGSTFGAVVGIGLWLGLVFASAFYLVGFAQYAIAVLEEIGVPALLVGNVSLVAVLGVGFGLVLTTLSIFGTENTTKLQNSIVSLLLGILLVFLVYGSLDTLGLFGRQTVPEQFVPYGTFSIFTTAALVFTSYLGFAQVATVAGEITKPSRNLPLAMIGSVLVVGVLYVVTILVSTGAFGSEQLATFGETAIVEVAREYLGFPGAVAILIAGLFATVSSANASILSSSRALYALSRDALVPPQLARINLRYGTPHLALTLVGGPTVVLVAVGETEVLAEVASFLHLITYGFMCLALIVIRRSNPDWYDPSFRVPGYPLVPILGAIASFGLVAFMQPLSQIVGAVVALSALAWYFAYARDVRLKGVSDDA
- a CDS encoding tyrosine-type recombinase/integrase, whose translation is MNWSRKSLDELEAFYWDTVAPAMDREGMDPTRDVPTYEWLTDHGWSGIAYALREKHDLTPRDFFVDVVGLGEDESDAGYEWGIDAEATVEAFESYLDMLESRRGLADSTLPTRRTHLARFARTYRDLHGTADLLSRLDDRDAEPDEIDRCLNVLDEFDDELATDGTKLKYLQTVRAFYEYLVDFRRARYNPVENAAKQFRWEQGQPDNRTMTAEQVGRVYGVADDLEERLLVLGLAGWGLRPNELASLDASQLVLTGDDPHIAFEERKNGPGTVALLYGVDAVAARTDDLSDDDWNGALFPSSRSSTGHIARETVNRRFKRLASEAGVTVDGKVPTAKLCRRFWYTAYQEAVDDMLAQLEGVAADQGSKSASVVMSNYLSEERRRSFRRQAMREKLAAVFESEADGVEVGAEQTMVN
- a CDS encoding tryptophan--tRNA ligase; amino-acid sequence: MPAEDDFTVTPYAVEGDIDYDRLLDKFGADALTAEQKAKFPDPGHPLVRRDVFYAERDVDPFLDAANEGKPHSIVTGRGPSGPMHIGHIFPFYFAKYLQDQTGTLVYIPFSDDEKYFLKDKSLGEISDYTRENLLDLLAVGFDPERTRIIVDTADADVVYPLATAFAKEVTQSTVDATYGEPENIGLSFYPAVQATHLLLPQLVEGRHPTLVPIAVDQDPHVRVCRDIAAKQRYDVAKPGALLSKFLPSLEGPGKMSSSDDAPSILLSDDRETVFDKIRTHAYSGGQTSLKEHREQGGNPEVDVSYQFLYYFFEESDEQVERLAREYQQGSLLSGELKEMAAENIANFLEAHQERRRALGPLEEELEQYRLTESERQDARRRAGYPDNSLVQQ